The following are encoded together in the Lathyrus oleraceus cultivar Zhongwan6 chromosome 3, CAAS_Psat_ZW6_1.0, whole genome shotgun sequence genome:
- the LOC127126802 gene encoding uncharacterized protein LOC127126802 — translation MRKWCGENDVVEVDGIDVSVCVAADGDFWVSVGSAGCPIGKFSLESEHDLAHMVNDFIENAGSFGAESWCSSDSDSSLSDFAHLAEKIQICKRSVTQHESDLIPVVHSLIRSMKDTNLEMVNSGPCYASCIRFYLAKLMRLSGYDASVCTSKWQRVGIIPGGDHEYIDVLVENNSGKSERLIIDIDFRSHFEIARAVDSYDRILNSLPSVYVGSLTRLKQFLGIMEEATRSSLQQNSMHFPPWRSLTYLKSKWLSPYERIIHSDSSINISKDGECFDHKQCRGHLKKLQSCLQAGIEVERVLKARNIESNWRMKPDRWRQTLLRPL, via the exons ATGAGGAAATGGTGCGGTGAAAACGACGTCGTTGAGGTTGACGGAATTGATGTTAGTGTTTGTGTTGCGGCGGATGGTGATTTTTGGGTCAGCGTTGGCTCCGCCGGTTGTCCGATCGGGAAATTCAGCCTTGAAAGCGAACATGATTTGGCGCATATGGTTAACGATTTCATAGAGAATGCAGGAAGCTTTGGTGCTGAGTCTTGGTGTAGCAGTGATAGCGATTCTTCTCTCTCTGATTTTGCTCACCTTGCTGAAAAGATTCAG ATCTGTAAGCGATCGGTGACTCAACATGAGAGCGACTTGATCCCAGTTGTTCATTCTCTAATACGGTCAATGAAGGATACCAACCTAGAAATGGTGAATTCTGGTCCATGTTATGCAAGCTGTATCAGATTTTATTTGGCAAAGTTGATGAGACTTTCTGGCTATGATGCCAGTGTTTGTACATCTAAATGGCAGCGTGTTGGCATAATTCCTGGAG GTGATCACGAATATATTGATGTGCTGGTCGAGAATAACTCTGGAAAATCAGAGCGCTTGATTATTGATATCGATTTCCGAAGCCACTTTGAAATAGCTAGAGCTGTTGATTCCTATGACAGGATACTGAATTCGCTTCCGTCTGTTTACGTGGGTTCCCTTACTAGGCTGAAACAGTTTCTCGGAATAATGGAGGAAGCTACTAGATCTTCTTTGCAACAAAATTCTATGCATTTTCCTCCATGGAGATCTTTAACATATTTAAAATCCAAGTGGCTATCGCCCTATGAAAGAATCATTCATTCAGACAGCAGCATTAATATTAGCAAAGACGGCGAATGCTTCGACCACAAGCAATGCCGTGGACATTTGAAGAAGCTGCAATCTTGTCTTCAGGCAGGAATAGAAGTAGAGCGAGTGTTAAAGGCTCGTAACATTGAAAGTAACTGGAGGATGAAACCTGACAGATGGAGGCAAACGTTACTCCGGCCTCTTTGA